AGCAGCTTCTGGAAATAGACCAGAAGGATGGCGAGGATGGCACCCAGCTGGATCAGCACCGCGAAGGTGTTACCGGGCGAGCGAAACCCCATGAAGTGTCCTGCAAGGAGCACGTGGGCTGTGGATGAAACGGGGATAAATTCAGTCAGACCTTCGATCAAGCCGAGAACGAGGGCGCCAACGATAGATTGGTCGGCCATTCTTGATCCTTTATTAACGGTGATGGGACCTATAGTGGGAACGGAATCTGCAACCTCACCCTAACAATTGGGCTTGGCCGCCTTATGTCAGCCACATTCCGGCTTTGGTGATCGCGACCGACTCAACGCTTATAACAGCAAACTTCAATTTCGAGTATCGATGCCCACTCTGTATCATCATCCCATGTCCTCGGCCTCCCGTTTTGTCAGGTTGATCCTGGCGGAATACGGCTTCCAGACGGATCTCGTCGAGGAGCAACCTTGGGAGAAGCGCCGCGAATTCCTGACAATCAATCCGGCTGCCACGCTGCCTGTCTATGTGGATGACAATATGCGGGCTTTGTGCGGGCCGAATGTGTTGCTGGAATTCCTCGACGAAACGCACGGCGTCCTGAAGCGGGACAAACGCCTCTTCGCGGAAGACCCCTTTCAGCGGGCTGAAATCCGGCGCTTGACGGAATGGTTCCTTCTCAAGATGGAACAGGATGTCACGCGGCCACTGACCAAGGAGCGTGTCTACAAGCTCCAGATGACGGCAGCCCAAGGCGGCGGCGCGCCTGACTCCAAGGTTTTGCGCACGGCACGCGGCAATATCCG
The window above is part of the Rhizobium rhizoryzae genome. Proteins encoded here:
- a CDS encoding glutathione S-transferase family protein codes for the protein MPTLYHHPMSSASRFVRLILAEYGFQTDLVEEQPWEKRREFLTINPAATLPVYVDDNMRALCGPNVLLEFLDETHGVLKRDKRLFAEDPFQRAEIRRLTEWFLLKMEQDVTRPLTKERVYKLQMTAAQGGGAPDSKVLRTARGNIRQHMKYLSWLAGSRTWLAGDRLSYADLAAASSVSVLDYLGEIDWQETPIAKEWYQRLKSRPSFRPLLAERIRGITPVSHYADLDF